The Clostridia bacterium DNA segment TTGGATCGGCAAGGATCAGGCGATCCGTGGCAGCCACGGTGAAGAACTCCGATATCGGGAGGCGCTTGGCTTCAAAACCGACCTTGAAGGAATTGTTCTTCCACTCATGGCTAAGGTTCGCGCGCGCGCCTTCATTGCGTTGGCGGCGACTCTGCTCAGCGGAGAACGGGAAGCCCGTCGCTTGCGGATCCAGCAAGCGCGCCGAGGATGAACGCCGGTACACGACGGCGTCGAGTACGGTGGCGGAGCCGAATACGTGGTTCCAGCCAAGCGACTCGGAATCGTCGCGAAGCTCTTGGCGAAGGCGCTGCCCCATGATCTGCTGCTCAAACCTGTTCGGAACGCGGAAGTCCGAGCCGTTGGTTGAGAGTGACAGGCGCAGTGAATCCTTTTCCGAAGGTGCCCAATCGAAGCGCGTAAAGAGCCGCGCGTTGCCGCCGACGTTGTTGTAATTCCCTATCTCTGGAGGATCGAGGTAGCGGCGGCTACGGCTGGTCCCACCGGAGACGAACACGCCTAGCTTGCCAACGTGCCCACCGAACTCTCCCCCGACATCGCTCATGCTGGAAGAACCGCTGCTCAGCGACACGCTGCCGGTCCACGGCATTTCGAGCCCGGAGCGCGTGTTGACGTTGACGACCGCCCCAAGCTTATCGCCGTACTCGGCGGGAATGTTGCCGGTCATAACCTCCGTCGTGCGCATGTTCTGGACGCTGAGGCCGGTCGAGAAAACCGCGGACAGTTGCTCGGTGATGGGCACGCCGTCTACGACGTATTGCACCTGCGATTCCGAGCCCCGCGCGTGCATTCGACCGTTGTCGTCCTGCACCACTCCGGGAACAGACTGCACAACGGAGGACATCCCACGGCCCGGGGTGCTCTGAGGCAACTTTCCCAGTTCGGCGTAATCCAGGTCGTGATGAGTGCCGCTGGAGGTGGTCTCGAGTAATGGTGCTTGCTCGGTGACCGTCACTTCCTGCTGCGACGTTGCAAGTTGAAGTTTCAGGTTGACGATCAGGGGTACGTTGCTGCGCAACTCGCCCGACTGGTCACCATGCTGGAAGCCGGAGGCCTCCGCGTGCACGGTAAATTGGGAATAGGGAATGTTGGCAAATTTGTAGAAGCCGTTGTTATCCGTACTAACAACCTGCTTATACCCGGAAAGTGCGCTGGTCAGCGTCACCCTTGCATTCGGTATGACCGCACCGGTCGGGTCCGCAACCGTGCCCTGCACTACGCCCACGTTCTGCGCAAAGACCAGGACGGACATTAGCACCAGCAAAGCTG contains these protein-coding regions:
- a CDS encoding TonB-dependent receptor, which translates into the protein MRYCRCKFLYGTALLVLMSVLVFAQNVGVVQGTVADPTGAVIPNARVTLTSALSGYKQVVSTDNNGFYKFANIPYSQFTVHAEASGFQHGDQSGELRSNVPLIVNLKLQLATSQQEVTVTEQAPLLETTSSGTHHDLDYAELGKLPQSTPGRGMSSVVQSVPGVVQDDNGRMHARGSESQVQYVVDGVPITEQLSAVFSTGLSVQNMRTTEVMTGNIPAEYGDKLGAVVNVNTRSGLEMPWTGSVSLSSGSSSMSDVGGEFGGHVGKLGVFVSGGTSRSRRYLDPPEIGNYNNVGGNARLFTRFDWAPSEKDSLRLSLSTNGSDFRVPNRFEQQIMGQRLRQELRDDSESLGWNHVFGSATVLDAVVYRRSSSARLLDPQATGFPFSAEQSRRQRNEGARANLSHEWKNNSFKVGFEAKRLPISEFFTVAATDRLILADPSNPASAFPLSRPFVFTGAKTGNQSAFYLQDHLRVFDRLTVDLGLRYDHYDIITREDAWSPRVGLAYFVKQTGTVVRASYNRLFQTPPTENLLLSSSQAGQMFSPVASGTTHAVPPEWQNFYEFGVQQQFGRFLRFDVSRYMKNIKNFSDKDQFLETGVIFPIAIARGDVRGTEVRLDLAEVHGFSGFMSYANSKSNGTTPIVGGLFLGEASSELLVPGIQFPNDHDERNEGQFGVTYSHKSGAWGSFTGRYDSGVPTDFNPATFNSLDPRLQEQLDPVRLRVKPRSVFELALGYDMMRERRFPVSLQLTVNNMFDRFYLFNFESVFSGTHIGRPREVAVRMIFHWSKTGKKGAGAID